The nucleotide window GACCCCTTGGACCAGAGCTTGGCGGCGATGCGCCGCATATATCCCGACTCGGAACATCCTCCCATGCCATGCGCCAAAAGGACGATGGAACCGCGCGGATTGGTGGCTTCCAGTTCCAGGGCGATGATCGACGATTTCGGACCGACCTGAATTTTATGGGTTTTTCGTTGCGGAAGTACAGGCTCTCCAGGGAATTTCGTCGCCAAAATGGTTTGCACCACACCGCCCCGGAACAGCCAGTGGACTTTGAATGGAACAAATGAATCAATCATTTTAGTGAAGGAACCCTCCGACGGCCTTAAACATTATAAGGAAAGGGAATTTTTTGCTATCATCGGTATCTTATCAAAAATACAATTAAAAATATTTCATAAACTTCCTATCCCCGAACTTTATGACAGAATAGGTCTTTGTAAGCAAAAAATAACTTTTGAGCAGGTTGACAGTCTATAAACGAGATTGTTAAATTGTTCATTACATTACCCAACTTTTATTTAAGTAGATATATGCAATTATCCCGCACATCAAAACGTTTAAAAATGACGGCAACCCGTTTGCTACTGATTCTTCTCACATGCGCCTTGTTTACCGTCTCGTCGGCATCTGCGCGACCAGCAATGGATGCCGAGGGGCATTATCAAAAAGGAATCCGTTACAGTCAGGCTAAAAATTGGCAGGATGCCGCTGAGGAATTCCAAAAAGCCATCGATTTGCAACAAAAATTTTCCCTCGCCCATGCCAACCTGGGGGTGGCGCTCAGCCAAATTGGAAAACACAAAGAAGCTCTTCTTGAATTCGATGCGGCGTTGCGACAGGGATACGATCATGCTTTTTTGCGATACAACCGTGGCTCTTCATTTGCCCGCCTGAAACTCCTCGAAGAAGCCGAAGCTGAGTTTAAGCTGGCTTTGGAGAAGGATTCAAGAATGTCGAAGGCACGGTATGATCTGGGAATTGTCTACATGATGCAGGCCCGGCTGGATAAGGCCCGAGAGCAGGCCAACCTGCTCTATACGAAAAATGAGAAACTGGCCAAAAAATTATTCGATCAGATTCCTGCCGACTACACTGTCGTTTCGATGGATAACGGTGGCACACTCACCGGACGGGTGACGTTAACGGGCGCCAGACCCAGAGCCCGGTCGTTTCATTTGATTCATGCACCCAATATAGAATTCTGTTCGCGGATTTCGGATGGCAAAGGCCACCGTCTGCTTTGGGATTTCACCTTTTCCCCGGACGCAGGACTCAAGGACACGGTCATCGCCCTTCAGGGAGTCAAAAAAGGCAAACCGTTCACGACCAAAATGCAGACTTTCAACATCGATCGCTGCCATTCGGACCAATATGTGATCGGCATCCGTAACGGTGAAAATATTCTTTTGGAAAATAAAGATCCTATTCGCCATGAAATAGTGACTTATGAGATCAACAGCGACTCTTATGTGAAACAAAAATCCAATAAAGCCATTATCAAACAATCCAGCCAGGTCCGTTCGGCATTTGTCCATCAGGATACAGATGAGTTCCTCATCAAATGCAACCTCCACCCCTTTCTGCAGACTAGAGGCTTCATGGTCGACAATCCTTACTACACCATTTCCGACGCTGACGGTAATTTCAGGCTGAAAGATATTCCCCCCGGAACTTACGATGTTCTTGCCTGGCATCCTTTCATTCCCACAAAAAAGGGAACCGTTACCATACAGGCCGGTGGCGAGTCACAATTAAATTTTGGATTCAATTCCGAGGAAATAAGACGGAAGCTCTATCACGACGATATCGAGGG belongs to Nitrospinota bacterium and includes:
- a CDS encoding tetratricopeptide repeat protein, whose protein sequence is MTATRLLLILLTCALFTVSSASARPAMDAEGHYQKGIRYSQAKNWQDAAEEFQKAIDLQQKFSLAHANLGVALSQIGKHKEALLEFDAALRQGYDHAFLRYNRGSSFARLKLLEEAEAEFKLALEKDSRMSKARYDLGIVYMMQARLDKAREQANLLYTKNEKLAKKLFDQIPADYTVVSMDNGGTLTGRVTLTGARPRARSFHLIHAPNIEFCSRISDGKGHRLLWDFTFSPDAGLKDTVIALQGVKKGKPFTTKMQTFNIDRCHSDQYVIGIRNGENILLENKDPIRHEIVTYEINSDSYVKQKSNKAIIKQSSQVRSAFVHQDTDEFLIKCNLHPFLQTRGFMVDNPYYTISDADGNFRLKDIPPGTYDVLAWHPFIPTKKGTVTIQAGGESQLNFGFNSEEIRRKLYHDDIEGYRFNTWFDSKEKFYGGTRVDDPVEVLQKF